In Mytilus edulis chromosome 13, xbMytEdul2.2, whole genome shotgun sequence, a single window of DNA contains:
- the LOC139501779 gene encoding putative leucine-rich repeat-containing protein DDB_G0290503 — translation MNTNEERNYLRLQLFSIDLSTEVVRDYAKRNLLGKQSTFKTFLQVNQHDIYHIWSSGIECCKCYTSGPGNGKYGRFSKEQFAKLYDISGTITRGHIKRDKGGKVVQTCCCNIIAVKECSLDDIDISTVFPLLLTFGNPSAQISNWITEIKAVRNKLCHPSGTKDFDDINFNTLWGRLETAVCGIAINTQSSSWAINLLKTKINELKTEDPNTEKMKTLKDQLREDIEQIVTEQSSVQNTALLQSISEMCNQNTTQCMNTFISKLEEISLNFTYGKSVINMVGGTQDACGNDIEGNTFKFKLTVKANNMDYNAAVKKLHDAISTINEMKGYFNIEDAETGSIIITTCLKEDTVSPSFDELKHYLQDFLKTIIRTIGLQYKKAEIEVTVLFPPRDRYQDVGNCTRKRKLTHSKDESERPTKAKKSPSIQRPTKAKKSPSIQSYPEGNDADSFEKQIQQLIQTHYENGADNIDIVSHILIQKEKNWDKLTSQEENETIAPTLQLVNAANNSFEYAIQMFAALEEPLELSLDQVRSKQTKLSSELSLIKKQLEDERKSLSKSERSLNHACNILKATNTKLEEAKMQHQRHLDKKKKGVIGVRLPIVDFIKDKVSGINTSISHVQDQCVNLEQTVNEANTNVQNLEREHEAFQDKVISLTNTKTEVERRFEKEAKKIENLECIKEYLKKVDQILSNCSGKCHVLFKQMKSESKIKSLLKTVQQIEGDLRSFCKLEIFEKK, via the exons ATGAATACAAATGAAGAACGCAATTATTTGCGATTGCAGTTATTTTCAATCGATTTATCGACTGAAGTTGTTAGAGATTATGCAAAACGCAATTTGTTAGGAAAACAATCAACATTTAAAACTTTTCTCCAAGTCAACCAGCACGATATTTATCACATATGGTCATCAGGAATTGAGTGCTGCAAATGTTATACAAGTGGTCCCGGAAACGGCAAATATGGTAGATTTTCTAAAGAACAGTTCGCAAAATTGTACGATATAAGTGGAACTATCACTCGTGGACATATTAAAAGAGATAAAGGTGGTAAAGTCGTACAGACATGCTGTTGCAATATAATTGCTGTAAAAGAATGTTCTTTAGATGATATTGACATAAGCACCGTATTTCCCTTATTGTTAACGTTTGGTAACCCGTCGGCGCAAATTAGTAATTGGATAACAGAAATCAAAGCTGTAAGAAACAAGCTTTGTCATCCTTCAGGCACAAAAGATTTTGATGatataaattttaatactttatggGGAAGACTTGAAACAGCAGTTTGTGGTATTGCAATAAATACACAGTCCAGTAGCTGGGCAATAAATTTGctaaagacaaaaataaatgaattgaaaaCTGAAGatccaaatacagaaaagatGAAAACATTGAAAGATCAGCTTAGGGAAGACATCGAACAG ATAGTTACAGAACAATCTTCTGTACAGAATACGGCTTTGCTGCAGAGTATTAGTGAAATGTGTAATCAAAACACGACTCAATGCATGAatacatttatttctaaattag AAGAAATATCATTAAACTTTACATATGGTAAAAGCGTGATAAACATGGTAGGAGGGACACAGGATGCTTGTGGAAATGACATCGAAG GGAACACGTTTAAATTTAAGTTAACAGTAAAAGCTAACAACATGGATTACAATGCTGCTGTTAAGAAATTACACGATGCCATTTCAACAATCAATGAGATGAAAGGATATTTCAATATAGAAGACGCCGAAACAGGAAGCATAATTATAACAACATGCTTGAAGGAAGATACAGTTTCACCCAGTTTTGATGAATTAAAACATTATCTGCAAgattttttgaaaacaattatcaGAACAATCGGATTACAGTACAAGAAGGCTGAGATTGAAGTGACAGTTTTGTTTCCTCCACGTGACAGATACCAAGATGTTGGCAATT GTACTAGAAAAAGAAAACTTACTCATTCAAAAGACGAGAGTGAGAG aCCGACAAAAGCGAAAAAATCCCCGAGTATTCAAAg aCCGACAAAAGCGAAAAAATCCCCGAGTATTCAAAg TTATCCAGAAGGCAATGATGCTGATAGTTTTGAAAAGCAGATTCAACAATTAATACAAACTCATTATGAAAATGGTGCTGATAATATTGATATTGTATCGCACATATTAATCCAGAAGGAAAAAAACTGGGATAAACTTACTTCACAAGAGGAAAACGAAACTATAGCACCAACATTACAATTAGTTAACGCAGCTAATAACTCTTTTGAGTATGCTATTCAAATGTTCGCTGCTCTTGAGGAGCCACTTGAACTATCTTTAGATCAAGTTCGTTCCAAACAGACGAAGTTGTCGTCAGAattaagtttgataaaaaaacagTTAGAAGATGAAAGGAAGTCGTTGAGTAAATCTGAAAGGTCGTTGAATCATGCATGCAATATACTCAAAGCAACAAACACCAAACTTGAAGAGGCTAAAATGCAACACCAGCGTCatttagataaaaagaaaaaaggtgtTATTGGGGTAAGACTTCCAATTGTTGACTTCATAAAGGACAAAGTTTCGGGCATAAACACAAGTATATCACACGTACAAGACCAGTGTGTGAATTTAGAACAAACGGTAAATGAAGCCAACACAAATGTTCAAAACCTCGAAAGGGAACATGAGGCATTTCAGGATAAGGTTATATCTTTAACAAACACCAAGACGGAAGTAGAAAGACGTTTTGAAAAAGAGGcaaagaaaattgaaaatctaGAATGCATAAAAGAATACCTTAAGAAAGTGgatcaaatactttcaaactgcTCTGGTAAATGCCATGTCCTGTTCAAGCAAATGAAGAGTGAAAGCAAAATAAAATCGCTCCTCAAAACGGTTCAACAAATTGAAGGTGATCTaagatctttttgtaaattagaaatatttgaaaaaaaataa